A stretch of Schistocerca cancellata isolate TAMUIC-IGC-003103 chromosome 3, iqSchCanc2.1, whole genome shotgun sequence DNA encodes these proteins:
- the LOC126176481 gene encoding uncharacterized protein LOC126176481 yields MKNKHFTASWYRVSDDTIRNCFRKAGFGNEVHDHGGNDHTDDTSPNDEEWNRLEEQASFEDYVNDNENLITTEPMTITEIVQCALRDLDEEETDDEDDTEKPQHSSMTFNNASNALEIIKQFVTHHNVSDELMTELSHFDGTVYATAASKKKQAKIMDTFTK; encoded by the exons atgaaaaataaacattttacag CTTCATGGTACAGAGTTTCAGATGATACCATTCGGAACTGTTTCCGAAAAGCCGGATTTGGAAATGAAGTCCATGATCATGGTGGAAATGATCATACTGACGATACTTCACCTAATGATGAAGAATGGAATCGACTTGAAGAGCAGGCATCATTTGAGGATTACGTGAACGATAATGAAAACCTCATCACTACAGAACCCATGACTATCACTGAGATAGTTCAATGTGCACTGCGGGACCTGGACGAGGAAGAAACTGATGAtgaggatgacacagaaaagcctCAGCATTCCTCCATGACGTTTAACAATGCATCAAATGcgttagaaataattaaacaatttgtgACGCACCACAATGTTTCTGACGAACTAATGACAGAGTTATCCCATTTTGACGGCACAGTGTATGCTACTGCTGCatcaaagaaaaaacaagcaaaaattatGGACACTTTTACGAAATGA